One Cellulomonas sp. Y8 DNA segment encodes these proteins:
- a CDS encoding trans-aconitate 2-methyltransferase, with amino-acid sequence MTAVADWSRAHLAAWDRQQAAYINRREDRFAVMLDVLAETAPAGALVVDLACGPGSVSARVLDRFPGMTCVAVDLDPLLVELGRQALAGHGDRVELHEADLWDPTWTRVLGGRRPHAVLSSTALHWLPADVLARVYRDAADVLQPGGVLLNADHLRQPSGRPLFEELGRRDDAATQARDHAAGALTWDAWFAELVAHPHFAPLAPERERRYADRPPNPDLGLDFHVAALRAAQFREAGPVWQHLDDYVVLAQR; translated from the coding sequence GTGACCGCCGTCGCCGACTGGTCGCGCGCGCACCTCGCGGCCTGGGACCGCCAGCAGGCGGCCTACATCAACCGGCGCGAGGACCGGTTCGCCGTGATGCTCGACGTGCTCGCCGAGACCGCGCCGGCCGGCGCCCTGGTGGTCGACCTCGCCTGCGGCCCCGGCTCCGTCTCCGCCCGCGTGCTCGACCGGTTCCCCGGGATGACCTGCGTGGCGGTCGACCTCGACCCGCTGCTCGTCGAGCTCGGTCGCCAGGCGCTGGCGGGCCACGGCGACCGCGTCGAGCTCCACGAGGCCGACCTGTGGGACCCGACCTGGACGCGCGTCCTCGGCGGCCGGCGCCCGCACGCGGTGCTGTCGTCGACCGCCCTGCACTGGCTGCCCGCCGACGTGCTGGCCCGGGTCTACCGCGACGCGGCGGACGTCCTCCAGCCCGGCGGCGTGCTGCTCAACGCCGACCACCTGCGCCAGCCGTCCGGCCGCCCGCTGTTCGAGGAGCTCGGCCGACGCGACGACGCCGCGACCCAGGCCCGCGACCACGCCGCAGGCGCGCTGACCTGGGACGCCTGGTTCGCGGAGCTCGTGGCGCACCCGCACTTCGCGCCCCTGGCCCCGGAGCGCGAGCGGCGCTACGCCGACCGGCCGCCGAACCCGGACCTCGGGCTCGACTTCCACGTGGCCGCCCTGCGCGCGGCGCAGTTCCGCGAGGCGGGACCCGTGTGGCAGCACCTCGATGACTACGTCGTCCTCGCGCAGCGCTGA
- a CDS encoding ABC transporter ATP-binding protein, producing MTGSPARSTALTGTGLTVRVRGRAAPILDDLAITAPAGRVTGLLGPNGSGKSTLLHTLAGAVLPQAGEVRLGDRPLAAVPRRERARTLAVMEQSSDADTDLTVADVVALGRLPHRGRLAPAGPDDTAACGRALDLVGMAGTGRRLWRTLSGGERQRVHAARALAQEPAVLLLDEPTNHLDVRHQHELLGLLGQLAGDGLTVVVVLHDLALAARYCERVVVLRDGRVHAAGPTGDVLTPAVVREVFGVDTAVTQEAGRLRVEVLGAVSG from the coding sequence ATGACCGGATCCCCCGCCCGCTCCACGGCCCTGACCGGCACCGGCCTGACCGTGCGCGTCCGCGGCCGCGCCGCGCCGATCCTCGACGACCTGGCGATCACCGCGCCCGCCGGGCGCGTCACCGGGCTGCTGGGGCCGAACGGCTCCGGCAAGTCCACGCTGCTGCACACCCTCGCCGGGGCGGTGCTGCCTCAGGCGGGCGAGGTGCGTCTCGGCGACCGGCCGCTCGCCGCGGTGCCGCGGCGCGAGCGCGCCCGCACCCTCGCCGTCATGGAGCAGAGCAGCGACGCCGACACCGACCTGACGGTCGCCGACGTGGTCGCGCTCGGCCGGCTGCCGCACCGGGGACGGCTCGCCCCCGCCGGGCCGGACGACACCGCGGCGTGCGGCCGGGCCCTGGACCTCGTCGGGATGGCCGGCACCGGGCGGCGCCTGTGGCGCACGCTGTCGGGTGGCGAGCGCCAGCGGGTGCACGCCGCCCGGGCCCTCGCGCAGGAGCCCGCCGTCCTGCTGCTCGACGAGCCGACGAACCACCTCGACGTCCGGCACCAGCACGAGCTGCTCGGGCTGCTCGGGCAGCTCGCCGGAGACGGCCTGACGGTGGTCGTCGTGCTGCACGACCTGGCGCTGGCCGCGCGGTACTGCGAGCGGGTGGTCGTGCTCCGGGACGGGCGGGTGCACGCGGCCGGCCCGACCGGTGACGTGCTGACCCCGGCGGTGGTGCGAGAGGTGTTCGGGGTCGACACCGCGGTGACGCAGGAGGCGGGGCGGCTGCGGGTCGAGGTGCTGGGGGCGGTGAGCGGCTGA
- a CDS encoding NAD(P)-dependent alcohol dehydrogenase has protein sequence MLTVNAYAAPSATEPLVPVTIERRDVGPKDVLIEIRYAGVCHSDIHTVRGDWGPITYPQVVGHEIVGVVAEVGAEVTRHAVGDRVGVGCMVNSCRECENCRAGLEQYCLAGNTQTYASADRDGTITQGGYSTHVVVDEDFVLRVPEAIPFDKAAPLLCAGVTTYSPLAHWGAGPGKKVAVVGMGGLGHMAVKLAHAMGAEVTVLSRTLSKKADGLELGADHYYATEDPATFAELANTFDLIVNTVSAVVDLGAYLSLLRLDGTLVNVGAPGEPLPVQVFTLFGNRRSFAGSSIGSIAETQEMLDFCAEHGIAPETELIAADAVNEAYERVLRSDVRYRFVIDVATMA, from the coding sequence GTGCTCACCGTCAACGCCTACGCCGCCCCCTCCGCGACCGAGCCGCTCGTCCCCGTGACGATCGAGCGCCGCGACGTGGGGCCGAAGGACGTGCTGATCGAGATCCGCTACGCCGGCGTCTGCCACTCCGACATCCACACCGTCCGGGGCGACTGGGGCCCCATCACCTACCCGCAGGTCGTCGGGCACGAGATCGTCGGCGTGGTCGCCGAGGTCGGCGCCGAGGTCACCCGGCACGCCGTCGGCGACCGGGTCGGCGTCGGCTGCATGGTCAACTCCTGCCGCGAGTGCGAGAACTGCCGCGCCGGGCTGGAGCAGTACTGCCTCGCGGGCAACACCCAGACCTACGCGTCCGCCGACCGCGACGGCACGATCACGCAGGGCGGCTACTCGACCCACGTGGTGGTCGACGAGGACTTCGTCCTCCGCGTGCCGGAGGCCATCCCGTTCGACAAGGCCGCGCCGCTGCTGTGCGCCGGCGTGACCACGTACTCGCCGCTCGCCCACTGGGGCGCCGGCCCGGGCAAGAAGGTGGCGGTCGTCGGCATGGGCGGCCTCGGCCACATGGCCGTCAAGCTCGCGCACGCCATGGGCGCCGAGGTCACCGTGCTGTCCCGCACGCTGAGCAAGAAGGCCGACGGCCTCGAGCTCGGCGCGGACCACTACTACGCCACCGAGGACCCGGCGACCTTCGCCGAGCTCGCGAACACCTTCGACCTCATCGTCAACACGGTGTCCGCCGTCGTCGACCTGGGCGCCTACCTGTCGCTGCTCCGGCTCGACGGCACCCTGGTGAACGTCGGCGCGCCCGGCGAGCCGCTGCCCGTCCAGGTGTTCACGCTGTTCGGCAACCGCCGCTCGTTCGCCGGGTCGAGCATCGGCAGCATCGCCGAGACGCAGGAGATGCTCGACTTCTGCGCCGAGCACGGCATCGCGCCCGAGACCGAGCTGATCGCGGCCGACGCCGTCAACGAGGCGTACGAGCGCGTGCTGCGCTCGGACGTGCGGTACCGGTTCGTCATCGACGTCGCGACGATGGCCTGA
- a CDS encoding ABC transporter substrate-binding protein — MRTILIPTAMALAVAVAVAGCAAPADPAAAPSDAPDATDGATLTSCGLDLTVTAPPERAVTLEQGATELLLALGLGDRMAGTAYLTDAVAPAYAEAYAAVPVLADQYPTAEQLRETAPDFVYSMRASAFAADGVGARAELTDLGVPAYLSANDCEDHALVADEVGFEQIFAEVTDLATLFGVEDRGAELVADQRAVLDEVAAAAPDAGGLDVAWIYSTINGAPIVAGSAGLPQTLTELAGASNAFDDLDAQWAETSWDAIAQRDPDVLVLADLSRGLAGDSAADKTAQLRADAVTAQLSAVRDDRLVAIPATEMDPSVRSIDALATLSGALVGFAGVDR; from the coding sequence ATGCGAACGATTCTCATTCCCACTGCGATGGCCCTCGCGGTCGCCGTCGCGGTCGCCGGGTGCGCGGCCCCTGCCGACCCGGCCGCCGCGCCGTCCGACGCCCCCGACGCCACCGACGGGGCCACCCTGACCAGCTGCGGCCTCGACCTCACGGTGACCGCGCCCCCGGAGCGAGCGGTGACGCTCGAGCAGGGCGCCACCGAGCTGCTGCTCGCGCTGGGCCTCGGCGACCGGATGGCCGGCACCGCGTACCTCACCGACGCGGTCGCCCCCGCGTACGCCGAGGCGTACGCCGCGGTTCCCGTGCTGGCCGACCAGTACCCGACCGCGGAGCAGCTGCGGGAGACCGCGCCGGACTTCGTCTACTCGATGCGCGCGTCCGCGTTCGCCGCGGACGGGGTCGGCGCACGGGCGGAGCTGACGGACCTCGGCGTCCCGGCCTACCTGTCGGCGAACGACTGCGAGGACCACGCGCTCGTCGCGGACGAGGTCGGGTTCGAGCAGATCTTCGCCGAGGTCACCGACCTCGCGACGCTGTTCGGCGTGGAGGACCGGGGCGCGGAGCTCGTCGCGGACCAGCGCGCGGTGCTCGACGAGGTCGCCGCGGCCGCGCCCGACGCCGGCGGCCTCGACGTGGCGTGGATCTACTCCACGATCAACGGCGCGCCGATCGTCGCCGGGAGCGCGGGGCTGCCGCAGACGCTCACCGAGCTCGCCGGCGCGAGCAACGCGTTCGACGACCTGGACGCGCAGTGGGCCGAGACGAGCTGGGACGCGATCGCCCAGCGCGACCCGGACGTCCTGGTGCTCGCGGACCTGTCCCGCGGCCTGGCGGGCGACAGCGCCGCCGACAAGACCGCCCAGCTGCGCGCCGACGCGGTGACTGCGCAGCTCTCCGCGGTGCGGGACGACCGGCTCGTGGCGATCCCGGCGACGGAGATGGACCCGTCCGTCCGCAGCATCGACGCGCTCGCGACGCTGTCCGGCGCGCTCGTCGGGTTCGCGGGGGTGGACCGGTGA
- a CDS encoding type II toxin-antitoxin system VapC family toxin — translation MTRFAIDAPTAVRLVEEGFVVPDGHQLVAPNLLRSEAMDLLYRAVRAEALDAARAERLLDGLTTMRVRLLGDRVSRAVAWRIATEHGWDDVAPAEYVAVARLQADVLVASDADLVARARGLVELAPVEDLLAVRAP, via the coding sequence ATGACGCGCTTCGCGATCGACGCCCCGACGGCCGTGCGCCTGGTCGAGGAGGGGTTCGTCGTGCCGGACGGGCACCAGCTGGTCGCCCCGAACCTGCTCCGCTCGGAGGCGATGGACCTGCTCTACCGCGCCGTCCGCGCCGAGGCCCTCGACGCGGCGCGGGCCGAGCGGCTGCTCGACGGGCTGACGACGATGCGCGTGCGGCTGCTCGGCGACCGGGTCTCCCGCGCCGTCGCGTGGCGGATCGCCACCGAGCACGGCTGGGACGACGTCGCGCCGGCGGAGTACGTCGCGGTCGCCCGGCTGCAGGCGGACGTGCTCGTCGCGTCGGACGCGGATCTCGTCGCCCGGGCGCGGGGCCTCGTCGAGCTCGCCCCGGTCGAGGACCTGCTCGCGGTGCGGGCCCCGTAG
- a CDS encoding iron ABC transporter permease, whose protein sequence is MTTSSSRSADLAARAGLTALAPPAATTAGAALLLAVVAFAAVGVGGGDITWGETARSLAGHLGLPVAPLPPLTDSVVWELRAPRVLLAAVAGAGLAVCGAVLQAVTRNALAEPYLLGISSGASTGAVLVLVTGLGTGTVSLAGGALVGGLAAFGLVLLLLGRGTTGSGRLVLTGVVVGQLFAAVTSLVLLGWGDADAARGLTYWLTGSLAAARWPAVVLCAVVTAVALVVLRLVASDLDAFAFGARTAASLGVPVAAVRTVALVATAAVTAVVVSSVGAIGFVGLIVPHAVRAVAGPLHRRLLPISAVGGAVVLMLADAVARTALAPRQLPAGVVTALLGVPVFLVILHRRERP, encoded by the coding sequence ATGACTACGTCGTCCTCGCGCAGCGCTGACCTGGCGGCGCGCGCGGGGCTCACCGCTCTCGCCCCGCCCGCGGCCACGACGGCCGGTGCGGCGCTGCTGCTCGCGGTCGTCGCGTTCGCCGCGGTCGGGGTCGGCGGCGGGGACATCACCTGGGGCGAGACCGCGCGGTCGCTCGCCGGGCACCTCGGCCTCCCGGTCGCGCCGCTCCCCCCGCTGACCGACTCGGTGGTGTGGGAGCTGCGCGCGCCGCGGGTGCTGCTCGCGGCGGTGGCCGGGGCCGGGCTCGCCGTGTGCGGCGCGGTGCTGCAGGCCGTGACCCGGAACGCCCTCGCCGAGCCGTACCTGCTGGGCATCTCCTCCGGCGCGTCGACGGGCGCCGTGCTGGTGCTGGTCACCGGCCTGGGCACGGGGACGGTCTCGCTCGCGGGCGGCGCGCTGGTCGGCGGGCTCGCGGCGTTTGGGCTGGTGCTGCTCCTGCTCGGCCGCGGCACCACGGGCTCCGGCCGGCTCGTGCTGACCGGGGTGGTCGTCGGCCAGCTGTTCGCGGCCGTGACCTCGCTGGTGCTGCTCGGCTGGGGCGACGCCGACGCGGCGCGCGGGCTCACGTACTGGCTCACCGGCTCGCTCGCCGCGGCGCGGTGGCCGGCCGTCGTCCTGTGCGCGGTCGTCACCGCCGTCGCCCTCGTGGTGCTGCGGCTCGTCGCGTCCGACCTGGACGCGTTCGCGTTCGGCGCCCGGACCGCCGCCTCGCTCGGGGTCCCGGTCGCGGCGGTGCGGACGGTCGCCCTCGTCGCGACCGCGGCGGTCACCGCCGTCGTCGTGTCGAGCGTGGGCGCCATCGGGTTCGTCGGGCTGATCGTCCCGCACGCGGTCCGGGCGGTCGCGGGGCCGCTGCACCGCCGGCTGCTGCCGATCAGCGCCGTGGGCGGCGCGGTCGTGCTGATGCTGGCGGACGCCGTCGCGCGGACGGCGCTCGCCCCGCGCCAGCTGCCCGCCGGCGTGGTCACCGCGCTGCTGGGCGTCCCGGTGTTCCTGGTGATCCTGCACCGCCGGGAGCGCCCATGA
- a CDS encoding PQQ-binding-like beta-propeller repeat protein, with protein sequence MGADRMAEVQLDDVTEPQPGPVAPSLTAARARALLRRWWPAPVAVVLALVAAQVVADRRDEAAADRFRSTPGVLAETVTAPLEATPWGTGDAMGLLMSGTRTADGLIAGVLTPGSGEPAAVVALDPGTGEEQWRAEIGVLVTEDGYTRSASCTSGADAPAATLWCAVTDGPAGDGGPVTTRLVEVDLAARAVAGARELEPGAEATVVGDVLVVGVRRGDGLVLTGSDVGGTERWRTEIDDPVDPSFWSGWLASAGGHVIVQGTAATWAVDPADGRIEADAGALYAARGDALVAVPTTGALRLLGPDGSATATLDGYPLYLSPDDGSAPGIQPVSAPDGSGGVVRGVEAATGRTLWERPAETGPRSGYLLLDGVLYGTDLGAVWAVDALTGAERWSVTAPPVDGTGLMTDGRHLLRAEREDGTADLVLSAYDLGSGRRAWTTPLPDGVEFLWSWDGALYGYGSDGREMVLLR encoded by the coding sequence ATGGGGGCGGATCGCATGGCCGAGGTGCAGCTCGACGACGTCACGGAGCCGCAGCCGGGGCCGGTCGCGCCGTCGCTCACCGCCGCCCGCGCCCGCGCGCTGCTGCGCCGCTGGTGGCCGGCGCCGGTCGCGGTGGTCCTGGCGCTCGTCGCGGCCCAGGTGGTCGCCGACCGCCGGGACGAGGCCGCGGCGGACCGCTTCCGCAGCACGCCGGGCGTCCTCGCCGAGACCGTCACCGCTCCCCTGGAGGCGACGCCGTGGGGCACGGGCGACGCCATGGGACTGCTGATGTCCGGGACCCGCACCGCGGACGGGCTGATCGCGGGCGTGCTGACGCCGGGCAGCGGCGAGCCCGCCGCGGTGGTGGCGCTGGACCCGGGCACCGGCGAGGAGCAGTGGCGCGCCGAGATCGGGGTGCTGGTGACCGAGGACGGGTACACGCGCAGCGCGTCGTGCACCTCCGGCGCCGACGCCCCCGCGGCGACGCTGTGGTGCGCCGTCACCGACGGCCCCGCGGGTGACGGAGGCCCGGTCACCACGCGGCTCGTCGAGGTCGACCTCGCCGCCCGCGCGGTCGCCGGCGCCCGGGAGCTGGAGCCCGGCGCCGAGGCGACGGTCGTCGGGGACGTGCTCGTCGTCGGGGTCCGCCGCGGCGACGGCCTCGTCCTGACGGGCAGCGACGTCGGCGGCACGGAGCGGTGGCGCACCGAGATCGACGACCCCGTCGACCCGTCCTTCTGGAGCGGCTGGCTCGCCTCCGCCGGTGGGCACGTGATCGTCCAGGGCACCGCCGCCACCTGGGCGGTCGACCCCGCGGACGGCCGGATCGAGGCGGACGCCGGCGCGCTGTACGCGGCGCGCGGCGACGCGCTGGTGGCCGTGCCGACGACGGGCGCGCTGCGCCTGCTCGGGCCGGACGGCAGCGCGACCGCGACGCTCGACGGCTACCCGCTGTACCTGTCGCCCGACGACGGGTCCGCGCCCGGCATCCAGCCCGTCTCCGCGCCCGACGGGTCGGGGGGCGTCGTGCGCGGGGTGGAGGCCGCGACCGGGCGGACGCTGTGGGAGCGTCCCGCGGAGACGGGTCCCCGCAGCGGCTACCTCCTCCTGGACGGCGTGCTCTACGGCACCGACCTGGGCGCCGTCTGGGCCGTCGACGCGCTCACCGGGGCCGAGCGCTGGAGCGTCACCGCGCCGCCCGTCGACGGCACGGGGCTGATGACCGACGGCCGGCACCTGCTCCGCGCCGAGCGCGAGGACGGCACCGCCGACCTGGTGCTCTCGGCCTACGACCTCGGGTCCGGGCGCCGCGCCTGGACCACGCCGCTCCCGGACGGGGTCGAGTTCCTGTGGTCGTGGGACGGGGCGCTGTACGGCTACGGCTCCGACGGGCGGGAGATGGTGCTGCTGCGCTGA
- the glnA gene encoding type I glutamate--ammonia ligase, protein MFSTPEEVLAFIKNEDVKFVDVRFCDLPGVMQHFNVPAASVDESFFVEGQMFDGSSIRGFQAINESDMKLLPDVTTAFVDPFRTEKTLVLNFHIVDPYTDEPYSRDPRQVAAKAEAYLRSTGIADTAFFAPEAEFYIFDDVRFETKQNASFYSIDSIEAAWNTGRVEEGGNLGHKTPYKGGYFPVPPVDHFADLRDKISLQLDALGLEVERAHHEVGTAGQAEINYRFDTLAKSADKVQLFKYVVKNVAHADGRTATFMPKPLFGDNGSGMHVHQSLWKDGKPLFFDEKGYGGLSDMARWYIGGLLKHAPSLLAFTNPTVNSYHRLVPGFEAPVNLVYSARNRSACIRIPVTGSNPKAKRIEFRVPDPSSNPYLCFAAMLMAGLDGIQNRIEPPEPVDKDLYELPPEEHALIQQVPGSLGEVLDNLEADHDWLTAGNVFTPDLIQTWIDYKRSAEIDPIRLRPHPHEFELYYDV, encoded by the coding sequence ATGTTCAGCACGCCAGAGGAAGTCCTGGCCTTCATCAAGAACGAGGACGTCAAGTTCGTCGACGTCCGGTTCTGCGACCTGCCCGGCGTGATGCAGCACTTCAACGTGCCGGCCGCGTCCGTGGACGAGAGCTTCTTCGTCGAGGGCCAGATGTTCGACGGGTCGTCGATCCGCGGCTTCCAGGCGATCAACGAGTCCGACATGAAGCTCCTCCCGGACGTGACGACGGCGTTCGTCGACCCGTTCCGCACGGAGAAGACGCTCGTGCTGAACTTCCACATCGTCGACCCGTACACCGACGAGCCCTACAGCCGCGACCCGCGCCAGGTCGCCGCCAAGGCCGAGGCGTACCTGCGCTCGACCGGCATCGCGGACACGGCGTTCTTCGCCCCCGAGGCCGAGTTCTACATCTTCGACGACGTGCGCTTCGAGACGAAGCAGAACGCGTCGTTCTACTCGATCGACTCCATCGAGGCCGCCTGGAACACGGGCCGCGTCGAGGAGGGTGGCAACCTCGGCCACAAGACGCCCTACAAGGGCGGCTACTTCCCCGTCCCGCCGGTCGACCACTTCGCCGACCTGCGCGACAAGATCTCGCTCCAGCTGGACGCCCTCGGCCTCGAGGTCGAGCGGGCGCACCACGAGGTCGGCACCGCCGGCCAGGCGGAGATCAACTACCGCTTCGACACGCTCGCCAAGTCGGCCGACAAGGTGCAGCTGTTCAAGTACGTCGTGAAGAACGTCGCGCACGCCGACGGCCGCACCGCGACCTTCATGCCGAAGCCGCTGTTCGGCGACAACGGCTCGGGCATGCACGTGCACCAGTCGCTGTGGAAGGACGGCAAGCCGCTGTTCTTCGACGAGAAGGGCTACGGCGGTCTGTCCGACATGGCCCGCTGGTACATCGGCGGCCTGCTCAAGCACGCCCCGTCGCTGCTCGCCTTCACCAACCCGACGGTGAACTCCTACCACCGCCTGGTCCCGGGCTTCGAGGCGCCGGTCAACCTGGTCTACTCGGCCCGCAACCGCTCCGCGTGCATCCGCATCCCGGTCACCGGCTCGAACCCGAAGGCCAAGCGCATCGAGTTCCGCGTGCCGGACCCGTCGTCCAACCCGTACCTGTGCTTCGCGGCCATGCTCATGGCGGGCCTGGACGGCATCCAGAACCGGATCGAGCCGCCAGAGCCGGTCGACAAGGACCTGTACGAGCTGCCCCCGGAGGAGCACGCGCTCATCCAGCAGGTCCCGGGTTCGCTCGGCGAGGTGCTCGACAACCTCGAGGCCGACCACGACTGGCTGACCGCCGGCAACGTGTTCACCCCGGACCTGATCCAGACCTGGATCGACTACAAGCGGTCCGCGGAGATCGACCCGATCCGGCTGCGCCCGCACCCGCACGAGTTCGAGCTCTACTACGACGTCTGA
- a CDS encoding DUF4191 domain-containing protein: protein MAREKNPTAGAAAKPAKVKKTRWYHQVWQAYQMTRQQDPAVTWLILGVFFGIVVLGQVLGLFFLSWWWWLLVSIPFALLGAMFTLTRRAERAAYARIEGQPGAALSALGTIRRGWTFAQEPVAVAPRTQDLVYRGVGRPGIVLIGEGPANRIGKLLESERKRTARVLQGVPITLIEVGREEGQVPLPQLARKVQRLKPQLTKAEVGEVVKRLQALGAVKMPVPKGVDPMRVRPDRKGMRGR from the coding sequence ATGGCCCGTGAGAAGAACCCGACCGCCGGCGCGGCCGCGAAGCCCGCGAAGGTGAAGAAGACCCGGTGGTACCACCAGGTCTGGCAGGCGTACCAGATGACCCGCCAGCAGGACCCGGCGGTGACCTGGCTGATCCTCGGGGTGTTCTTCGGCATCGTCGTGCTGGGTCAGGTGCTGGGCCTGTTCTTCCTCAGCTGGTGGTGGTGGCTGCTCGTCAGCATCCCGTTCGCGCTGCTCGGCGCCATGTTCACCCTGACCCGCCGCGCCGAGCGCGCCGCGTACGCCCGCATCGAGGGCCAGCCCGGCGCCGCGCTGTCCGCGCTCGGCACCATCCGCCGCGGCTGGACGTTCGCGCAGGAGCCGGTCGCCGTCGCGCCGCGCACCCAGGACCTCGTCTACCGCGGCGTCGGCCGCCCGGGCATCGTCCTGATCGGCGAGGGCCCCGCCAACCGCATCGGCAAGCTGCTCGAGTCCGAGCGCAAGCGCACCGCGCGCGTGCTCCAGGGCGTGCCGATCACGCTGATCGAGGTCGGCCGCGAGGAGGGCCAGGTCCCGCTGCCGCAGCTCGCCCGCAAGGTGCAGCGCCTCAAGCCGCAGCTCACCAAGGCCGAGGTCGGCGAGGTCGTCAAGCGCCTGCAGGCGCTCGGCGCGGTCAAGATGCCGGTGCCGAAGGGCGTCGACCCGATGCGCGTCCGCCCGGACCGCAAGGGCATGCGCGGCCGCTGA
- a CDS encoding Type 1 glutamine amidotransferase-like domain-containing protein yields the protein MQLLLTSGGVTNPSIRAALDRLLPRPMAECRALVVPTAQWGHPLCGPGSVRGLVAAEPGFEHLTGLGWASLGVLELTALPTIGAERWAPWVRDADVLLVDGGDATYLAHWVRESGLADLLPGLPDLVWVGVSAGSMVMAPRIGEMFVEWADAPDDSALGVVPFAIFPHLDAFPTNTRAAAERWAAGLGGVPAYAIDEQTAIVVADGTVEVVSEGEWARLGGAGEERR from the coding sequence GTGCAGCTCCTGCTCACGTCCGGCGGCGTCACCAACCCCAGCATCCGCGCCGCGCTCGACCGCCTGCTGCCCCGGCCGATGGCCGAGTGCCGCGCCCTCGTCGTCCCGACCGCCCAGTGGGGCCACCCGCTCTGCGGGCCCGGCTCGGTGCGGGGTCTCGTCGCGGCCGAGCCGGGGTTCGAGCACCTCACCGGGCTCGGCTGGGCGTCGCTCGGGGTGCTCGAGCTGACCGCGCTGCCGACGATCGGCGCCGAGCGCTGGGCGCCGTGGGTGCGGGACGCCGACGTGCTGCTGGTGGACGGTGGTGACGCCACCTACCTCGCGCACTGGGTGCGGGAGTCCGGGCTGGCGGACCTGCTCCCGGGCCTGCCCGACCTGGTGTGGGTCGGCGTCAGCGCCGGGAGCATGGTCATGGCGCCGCGGATCGGCGAGATGTTCGTCGAGTGGGCCGACGCCCCGGACGACAGCGCCCTCGGGGTCGTGCCGTTCGCGATCTTCCCGCACCTGGACGCGTTCCCGACGAACACGAGGGCGGCCGCGGAGCGGTGGGCGGCCGGCTTGGGCGGGGTGCCGGCCTACGCGATCGACGAGCAGACGGCGATCGTCGTCGCCGACGGGACGGTCGAGGTGGTGTCCGAGGGGGAGTGGGCGCGGCTCGGCGGCGCGGGGGAGGAGCGGCGATGA